The following coding sequences are from one Saccopteryx bilineata isolate mSacBil1 chromosome 3, mSacBil1_pri_phased_curated, whole genome shotgun sequence window:
- the PAQR7 gene encoding membrane progestin receptor alpha, whose translation MAMMVAQKLSHLLPTLRQVHQELQPHVQPEPVFTVNRAQVPPLFWKPYIYVGYRPLHQTWRFYFRTLFQQHNEAVNVWTHLLAALVLLLRLAIFVGTVDFWGDPHALPLFIIVLASFTYLFLSALAHLLQAKSEFWHYSFFFLDYVGVAVYQFGSALAHFYYAIEPAWHAQVQTIFLPMAAFLAWLSCTGSCYNKYIQKPGLLGRTCQEVPSVLAYALDISPVAHRILVSPNPATDDLALLYHKCQVIFFLLAAAFFSTLMPERWFPGCCHVFGQGHQVFHFFLVLCTLAQLEAVALDYEARRPIYEPLHTRWPHNFSALFLLTVGSSVLTAFLLSQLVRRKLNQKTQ comes from the coding sequence atggccatgatggtggcccaGAAACTTAGCCACCTTCTGCCCACTTTGCGGCAGGTCCACCAGGAGCTTCAGCCCCACGTGCAGCCAGAGCCTGTCTTCACGGTAAACCGAGCCCAGGTGCCACCCCTCTTCTGGAAGCCGTACATCTACGTGGGCTACCGGCCGCTGCATCAGACCTGGCGCTTCTACTTCCGCACACTGTTCCAGCAGCACAATGAGGCGGTGAATGTCTGGACCCACCTGCTGGCAGCCCTGGTGCTGCTGCTGAGGCTGGCCATTTTTGTGGGGACCGTGGACTTCTGGGGAGACCCCCATGCCCTGCCCCTCTTCATCATTGTCCTCGCCTCCTTCACCTACCTCTTCCTCAGTGCCTTGGCTCACCTCCTGCAGGCCAAGTCCGAGTTTTGGCATTACAGCTTCTTCTTCCTGGACTACGTGGGTGTGGCTGTGTACCAATTTGGCAGTGCCCTGGCACACTTCTACTATGCCATTGAGCCTGCCTGGCATGCCCAGGTACAGACCATTTTCTTACCTATGGCCGCCTTTCTTGCCTGGCTTTCCTGCACTGGCTCCTGCTACAACAAGTACATCCAGAAGCCCGGCCTGCTGGGTCGCACGTGCCAGGAGGTGCCCTCGGTGCTGGCCTACGCCCTGGACATCAGCCCTGTGGCACACCGTATCCTGGTGTCCCCCAATCCTGCCACAGATGACCTCGCTCTCCTCTACCACAAGTGCCAGGTGATCTTCTTCCTGTTGGCTGCTGCTTTCTTCTCGACCCTCATGCCTGAGCGCTGGTTCCCTGGCTGCTGCCATGTCTTTGGGCAGGGCCACCAGGTCTTCCATTTCTTCTTGGTGCTGTGCACGCTGGCTCAACTGGAGGCTGTGGCACTGGACTATGAGGCCCGGCGGCCCATCTATGAGCCATTGCATACCCGCTGGCCCCACAACTTCTCCGCACTCTTCCTGCTCACTGTGGGCAGCAGTGTCCTCACTGCGTTCCTCCTGAGCCAGCTGGTACGGCGCAAACTCAATCAGAAGACCCAGTGA